One Chloroflexota bacterium genomic region harbors:
- a CDS encoding valine--tRNA ligase: protein MTQRTSLSEIPRAYEPQSVEKRIYDFWMDGGYFTPEIDHDREPFTVIMPPPNVTGELHMGHALTIALEDLMVRWHRMKGESTLYLPGSDHAGIATQVVVERMLAGEGVSRHDLGRDGFNESVWQWVDRYGSRIYEQTKRIGASCDWTRTAFTLDEGPSTAVRTTFVNLYKKGLIYRGERITNWCPRCHTALSDLEVKYREDNGNLYQIRYDLEDGSGALVVATTRPETLLGDTAVAVNPEDERYKDCIGKYAILPVLGRKLPVIGDEAVELGFGTGALKVTPGHDPTDFEIGQRNGLPTVSVMNLDGTLNSNAGPYEGQSMEEARKNIVAQLEEEGLLVEVEPYNHSVGHCDRCDIVVEPIVTTQWYVRMEPLAKAARDAVANGETRIIPERFAKVYFNWLDNIRDWCISRQLWWGHRIPVWYCGDCDEPIVELEDPTPCTHCPNGNLRQDEDVLDTWFSSALWTHSTLGWPRDTDDLDYFYPTSVMETGYDIIFFWVARMMMMGIENMGKPPFHTVYLHGLVLDPEGVKMSKTKGNVLDPLQLIDMYGADALRFALTIGNSPGNDQRLNEQKLESSRNFANKLWNAARFVMSNLEDAGTALNGWYSPALPSHRQDRWIMSRLNRVAEQVDRLMHDYQFGEAQRTIHDFFWHEYADWYIEMAKIRLRSDDDTGDSPLPYLAYVLDRTLRMLHPFMPFVTEEIWQSLKERVPADPDAPDALIVAEYPMADTAYLDDDAEEDISLVMETVRSIRNLRAEFRIQQHQRIEAVLDLPQDGDVAAAEADAIKMLARVEPLKFGAATNGAAADDSENGESVSLVLSKGVVTIPLGGLVDLDKERERIRGEIADMERNRDRLNARLSDERFLSRAPTEVVERERERLAGIEERKSRAEDVLSRLGA from the coding sequence ATGACACAGAGAACAAGCCTGAGCGAGATACCACGAGCCTATGAGCCGCAGAGCGTTGAAAAGCGTATCTACGACTTCTGGATGGACGGCGGCTATTTCACGCCGGAGATAGACCACGACCGCGAGCCGTTCACCGTCATTATGCCACCGCCGAATGTTACGGGTGAGTTGCATATGGGACACGCGCTTACCATCGCGCTTGAAGACCTGATGGTGCGCTGGCACCGGATGAAGGGCGAATCTACGCTGTATCTGCCCGGCTCCGACCACGCCGGCATCGCAACGCAGGTTGTCGTGGAACGAATGCTCGCGGGCGAAGGCGTATCGCGCCACGATTTGGGACGCGACGGATTTAATGAAAGCGTCTGGCAATGGGTCGATCGTTACGGCAGCCGCATCTACGAGCAGACGAAGCGCATCGGCGCATCTTGTGACTGGACGCGCACCGCGTTTACGCTCGACGAAGGTCCGAGCACCGCCGTGCGAACCACATTTGTCAACTTGTACAAGAAGGGCCTAATATATCGCGGCGAACGCATCACGAACTGGTGCCCGCGCTGCCACACTGCGCTCTCCGACCTCGAAGTGAAGTACCGCGAAGATAACGGCAATCTGTATCAGATTCGGTATGACCTAGAAGACGGCAGTGGCGCGCTCGTCGTGGCGACAACCCGTCCTGAAACGCTGCTAGGCGACACGGCGGTTGCGGTCAATCCGGAAGATGAGCGCTACAAGGACTGCATCGGCAAGTACGCCATCCTGCCCGTACTGGGGCGCAAGCTGCCCGTCATCGGCGACGAAGCGGTCGAACTTGGCTTCGGCACCGGCGCTCTGAAGGTTACACCTGGACACGACCCGACCGACTTCGAGATTGGCCAGCGCAACGGCTTGCCCACCGTCAGCGTGATGAATCTTGACGGCACGCTGAACAGCAATGCCGGTCCATACGAAGGGCAGAGCATGGAAGAGGCGCGCAAGAACATCGTCGCGCAGTTGGAAGAAGAGGGCTTGCTGGTAGAGGTCGAGCCGTACAACCACTCGGTAGGACACTGCGACAGGTGCGACATCGTCGTCGAGCCTATAGTTACAACACAGTGGTATGTCCGGATGGAGCCGCTTGCAAAAGCGGCGCGAGACGCCGTGGCGAACGGCGAGACGCGAATCATCCCGGAGCGCTTCGCTAAAGTCTATTTCAATTGGTTGGACAACATCCGCGACTGGTGCATCAGCCGCCAGCTCTGGTGGGGGCATCGCATCCCCGTGTGGTACTGCGGCGACTGTGACGAGCCGATCGTGGAACTGGAAGACCCGACACCCTGTACCCATTGCCCCAATGGCAATCTGCGGCAGGACGAAGATGTGCTGGACACATGGTTTAGCTCAGCGCTGTGGACGCACTCTACGTTGGGCTGGCCCCGCGACACGGATGACCTCGACTACTTTTATCCGACAAGCGTGATGGAAACCGGCTACGACATCATATTCTTCTGGGTCGCGCGGATGATGATGATGGGCATCGAAAATATGGGCAAGCCGCCGTTCCACACGGTCTATCTGCACGGCTTGGTGCTCGACCCCGAAGGCGTGAAGATGAGCAAGACGAAGGGCAATGTGCTCGACCCGCTGCAGCTCATCGACATGTACGGCGCGGATGCGTTGCGGTTCGCGCTGACTATTGGCAATTCGCCGGGCAACGATCAGCGCCTGAACGAGCAGAAGCTCGAATCGAGCCGCAACTTTGCCAACAAGCTGTGGAACGCCGCGCGATTCGTGATGAGCAATCTCGAAGATGCAGGAACGGCGCTCAACGGCTGGTACAGCCCCGCACTGCCGAGCCATCGGCAAGACCGCTGGATAATGAGCCGGCTGAATCGCGTTGCCGAGCAGGTCGATAGGCTTATGCACGACTACCAGTTCGGTGAGGCGCAGCGTACCATCCACGACTTCTTCTGGCACGAATACGCGGATTGGTACATCGAAATGGCAAAGATTCGGCTGCGTTCGGATGATGACACAGGCGATTCGCCGCTGCCGTATCTCGCCTACGTGCTGGATCGCACGCTGCGGATGCTACACCCGTTCATGCCGTTCGTAACCGAAGAGATTTGGCAGTCGTTGAAAGAGCGAGTTCCAGCCGACCCGGACGCGCCGGATGCGCTGATAGTCGCCGAATACCCTATGGCGGACACGGCATATCTCGATGATGACGCGGAAGAGGACATATCGCTAGTGATGGAGACGGTGCGCTCTATACGCAACCTTCGCGCGGAGTTCCGCATACAGCAGCACCAGCGCATCGAAGCCGTACTAGACTTGCCGCAAGATGGTGATGTCGCAGCGGCGGAGGCGGACGCCATCAAAATGCTCGCGCGCGTCGAGCCGCTGAAATTCGGCGCTGCGACCAACGGCGCCGCGGCTGACGATAGCGAGAATGGCGAAAGCGTGTCGCTTGTACTGTCGAAGGGCGTTGTTACGATTCCGCTCGGCGGTCTGGTTGACCTGGACAAGGAACGCGAACGCATTCGCGGCGAGATTGCGGACATGGAACGCAACCGCGACCGCCTCAACGCGCGCCTTAGCGACGAGCGCTTCCTGTCGCGCGCGCCCACCGAAGTCGTCGAGCGCGAACGCGAGCGTCTGGCAGGTATCGAAGAGCGTAAGAGCAGGGCGGAAGATGTCCTATCTAGGCTCGGCGCGTAG